The Oryzias latipes chromosome 9, ASM223467v1 region CACAAAAGGTGGCAATTTTATcgacaataaataataaataattctgTTGCACAGGAACAAACAATACGTTTTCTCCAGAACTAACTCGTCAATAATTTACACGTCtttggggaaagaaaaaaaaaatcacctttcaGTCGACGGACACAAAGTCACAAACGTCCCACCAGCGTGTGTCAGAACAGAGGTAAGCTTGTTGCAAATGCCGTTTAGTCTGGGGTCATGAAGGAAACCAAGGAAATGAAGAGACTCAGAAGTTCTCCTGCAGGCGTTCTCCTGCAGACATTATCCTGCAGGCATTTTCCAAGCAGACGTTCCCTCGCAGATTTCCTCCCACAGATATTCTCCATGACGTTCTCCTGCAAATGTCCTTCCGCAGAAATTCTTgtgcagactttttctttcaggcGTTCTCTTGGAGACGTTCTCCTTCACAAGTTCAAACTCTGGGAGCATTTCGTGGTCCGCATTTGTCTGCAGATCCACCTTTTTCGGTGAagagttctttgctttttttggcaACTGCAACCAGGCGCCAGCGCGCGCAGAGTTCTCAGGGCGGCGCGTGAGCCCGCACACGTTCTGGAGAGCGTGAGGACGGGCGGCTGCGGCGGAGTCCCATGATTGTCTTCACAGTGTCAGATACAACCAGCGGGTTGTTTGGTGCTGTCGGAAGGGGGGTGGTCGCGGGCGCGCGCCGCGGGCAGCCGGCGCCTGCGCCTCAGGCCTCGATGGGGCTGGACACCATGCTGTTCGGCGTGTCTGGAAGCTGAGAAGACATGGAGGCCACCTCGCTGCCGGTGGAGTTGGAGCCTGGTCCTCCCTCCGAGAAGCTCACCTGGGGAATGGAGAGAGCAGCGGTTACTGAGAAGATGTCctgctgactttttttcttctttttgctcttcttttaaacaaaaagtaaaatattaagACACGAGGGGACAGAGGCCACTCTGGAACTCACACTAACAACCACATTTCTGGCAAATAAAACCTTTGCTGAAGTGTTGTGGCTagattttataatatttataatcAGGCAGTATagccctcaccccccccccccccacacacacacacacacacaccagagaAGAGCTGCTAAACACCAGAGTGGACCCGATCCTTAGAGGGGCCAAAGAAGAGCTGCTTCATGCACGGAAGGTTCAGTCTGAGAAACTCTTCATTTCTGTCTCTGCAAAGACTTTAAATCTTTGAAAAGCCAGACcaaaaatttagttttaaaaaaaaactgcattcaaTCTTGATTTAATTGTTCAATTTTGCTGTAGAAAATGTtaagtaaattttaaaaaagggagTTTCGATGTGAAATGAAACcataaaattctattttttgcagatttctatttttaaaatggtttttattttattagtcatctctttgaaaacatttttttgtaaagataaacaacatttgaaacagcgtatttttaaaatcaagaaTTTAAAAATCCAGTGTTAATTTTTGTGATGTGCGCGCGTGCGTGCACCGCTCCAATGACCGTCCAAGCGCCCTTTTCTGTTTCTCGTTTGTAAAAGATttgataaaaatgcaaaaaatacatttaaaaaatgtaaaaagaagcaCATAaagataaaatttaaaaatgaaattttctgtggaacagctttttttgtcttaactTCCTTGCGGGCGTCTTGTCCTGCAGCAATCCGCGaatttctccttttattttcataaataaaaacttgcGGCCTTCTGGTGACATTTACTGTTTTCGGATTCTAGAGggaatttaaacttttaaacttaTTCAGCATCttcatttgtgatttttatttatttattatttaaccgTAGTCGTCGCACAAACATCAAGGAGCGCAAATCCATGATTTTGCGTAAAGTTGGAAGCTGCGGGGACTTTTCTGATCCGTTAATTTATATTAAATCCGTTTTGATGCGTTTTCTTGGCCCAGGGTGGGGGGTGAGGGGGGCGTACCAGTTGCTGAAACGCCGGCTGGTCGATGTCGCTCTGAAGGGCGAAGTCGCTGAGGACTTTCCAGGGGGGCTGGTAGCTCTGCACCTCCACCGGGTTGGCCTGGATGCCGCCGTCGTGCCGCTCCGGACTGGCCGCCACCATCGGCGTTCCCGTCATGCCCTGGATGTTCTGCGGGAGGGGGGCAGTCGACACTTTATACTCCGACCCACTCAGCCCGGCCCCGGCGCGCTCCGGTCCCGCGCTACCGGCACGGTGGGTCTTACCGTCTTGTCGttgggctgctgctgctgcagctgcttcatCAGCAGGCTCCTCTTCTTGTCCTTACAGCGCTTGTTCTGGAACCAGACCCGGATGACGCGCGGGCTCAGCCCGGTCATCTCCACCAGCTGCTCCTTCATGAGCGCGTCGGGCCGCGGGTTGGCGTTGTAGCAGGTCCGCAGCGTGTGCAGCTGCTTCTCGTTCAGCACCGTCCGGACCCGCGTGGTCTTCTCCGGCTGCTTGTGCACGTGAGGCCGCAGCGCGGGCTGGCGCGCGGAGATGGGCTCTGCTGCGAACACAAGACATGCACGCGCCGGTCATTTCCCTGCTTCTCCGTCTACCGAACGCGCGTGCGCATGGTTTCGAACGTGTTTTTTGTGAACAGTCTCTGATCTGGATAATTAGTGCGCGCATGCTGCGCTTTGGTCTGTCTGCGCAGAAGCAGAAGAAACCGGGTTCTGTCACCTGTCCGGTCGCGCGCCTCCCCTGAGAACAGACCCtagacccccccctcccctgttCGTGACCCGTGTCTGTGGGATAATTACGCTTTCTTTTCTCTGAGCTGTCTCACAAACTATTTTAACAgaattttctaaaaaagaatatatatatatatatatatatatatatatatatatatatatatatatatatatatatatatatatatatatatatatatatatatatatatatatatatatatatatatatatatatatatatatatatatatatatatatatatatgcacaacCTCCCGTTCTTGTTTTAATCCACATGATGAgttacaaaaaacttttttctctcctttttacATGAAGACATtctgtggatggatggatggatggatggatggatggatggatgggaaaGCATCTCTCCGTATATATCAGTGTAATTCCCTCAGCAGATAAGGTGGTTTATTTCAGACAGCAGACGTCTCTTTATCTAATCTGTGCGTTTCCAGAGGACACCCAGAGCTCCGACCATCCGTCCTCCTACCTGCCATCTGCAGCGGCCTGGCGGGGTGCAGCGGGCTGAGCGGGTCTCCGGTGCCGAGGCTGGCCCGCTCCACCACGTCGTGGTCGGCCCGGCAGAAGAGCCCGTCCTCCCGCAGAGCGAATTCGTCCCCCGGGATGAGCTGGCGGCTGCAGGCCACGCAGCGGAAACACTCGATGTGGTAGACCTTGGAGCGCGCTCGCATCACAAAGTCGTTTTTGCTGAAGCCGATGTTGCATTTGGCGCATTTAATGCCGTATAACCTGCGCGCAAAAACAAGCAGGATTCAactaaattaataattaaaaaatatatgaaactttttttatagGTTACGAAGTTGGAAATAATCCACAGTGTCTGGGTGGAATCCTCACTTCTATCATATTgatattaaaaattattatagaAAACAAGCAATGAGAAAATTATGGATGGAAAAAGGTTGAAGGGAAACGTCGCTGCTTTTTCTACGCTTCCTCtccaaaaaattgttttttaaatcacaaaaaaagctcttttttccaCACGTTTAGAGTGTTtgagtaaaatatatttgaaagGAGAAAGTTGGTTCTGATGTGTGTGATAATTTAAAAATCAGCGCCTTTGAATAAACTCATCTTTTCCTGTTTGAGGGAATATTTAAGCAGATCGTGGATCAGCTGCGTTTCAggcctgggggtggggggtcggGGTCCTTAACGCATTTATGCTCCTCTCCGAACCGAACCCAAGCTGTGCGGGACCAGAACCTTTCTCggtttttctcaaataaaagATGTGAGGATTCCCAGCAAAGTCAGGGCGGATTTTTCCCAAACTTCATGGTGATGTCAGTAATCCTCCGGATGCTCCACAGGAGTCCCAGCCCGGATGCTCCCACTCCCACGTCCTACCTGATGTAGTCTCGTTTACAGTACGTTTTCCCGTCCCGCACGAAGCACGTGCACGACTCGTCCAGGTACTGGCTGCACTCCGCGCATTTCAGGCACGCGGCGTGCCACTCCAGGTCTGGGGAGACCCGCAGAATGTACTGGTCGTGGATCTGGTTCCCGCATCCCACGCACAGAGACACCAGGCGCTTCTCTGGAAGAGAACCGAACCCAGGAGCTGCCACATCAATCCAGACCGCAAAGGctacaacagcaacaacaacaacaacaataataataatagtaatactaataatattattaataataataaaaataataataataataatagtgttttatagtatattttttaagtttgttttagattatttaataaaaaaaagaaaaaaaataattgatcaaaatcaattttctcattttgaatTCATTAAAGGCCGCGCGCTCTTTGCGCACTCCGGCCTCTTCTTGAAAAAGTGCGGCTGGAGCTGCGCAGACACTCCGCGCAGCTCGGCGGCCCGCGCGGCTCTTACTCTTCGGCGGATCCCCCATGTCTCCCATGTCGCTCAGGTCCAGCGGCGGAAGCTCCACCGTCACCGCGGGCTGTGGCGCCTGGAGGCCGGGGTTCGCGCTGGCGGGCTGCCGGGGCCGCGAGCTGCTGTCCGGCTCTCTGAGGGagtgtgtgcgcgcgtgtgtgtgttaCTGCGGAGCGCGTGCAGCTCTGAGCCCATCGAGCGGCTGTGCTGACGTAGGTCTGAGCGCGTCATCTGCACCAAGCGCGGATTGGTTCTGCGGAGTCTGACcggcgcacacacacacgcacgcgcaTGCACGGTCGGGCCTGTGATGCGTCGTCTTTGCGCTTTTCTGACCCTTTTTTGCGTTTGATTCTCTCTCTTGTCTAAGCGTGCAATCAACCTGAAGGCGCACCTATCCTCAC contains the following coding sequences:
- the isl1 gene encoding ISL LIM homeobox 1 (The RefSeq protein has 1 substitution compared to this genomic sequence); translation: MGDMGDPPKKKRLVSLCVGCGNQIHDQYILRVSPDLEWHAACLKCAECSQYLDESCTCFVRDGKTYCKRDYIRLYGIKCAKCNIGFSKNDFVMRARSKVYHIECFRCVACSRQLIPGDEFALREDGLFCRADHDVVERASLGTGDPLSPLHPARPLQMAAEPISARQPALRPHVHKQPEKTTRVRTVLNEKQLHTLRTCYNAKPRPDALMKEQLVEMTGLSPRVIRVWFQNKRCKDKKRSLLMKQLQQQQPNDKTNIQGMTGTPMVAASPERHDGGIQANPVEVQSYQPPWKVLSDFALQSDIDQPAFQQLVSFSEGGPGSNSTGSEVASMSSQLPDTPNSMVSSPIEA